The following nucleotide sequence is from Acetivibrio cellulolyticus CD2.
ATTTTTATTTGCAAACATCTCGGCTCTTGCAAGTATAATACAGTTAACTACTATAAGCGGTATATATATTCCAAGCTCTTTATCCAACTCAGGAAGATATGCCTTTAGCAGCATCTGTATAATTGTAACAAATCCTGAAATGATCGTTATATAGGCAGGGATTCTCACCTTATCCGGAATCACCTTTCTAAGCAGTGAAATTACCAGATTAGAGCCTACCAAAACCGCTGTTGCAGCAAGTCCCATGCCAATCCCGTTTTTAGCAGAAGTAGTAACAGCAAGAGTAGGACACGTGCCAAGTACAAGTCTAAATACCGGATTCTCTTTTAAAATACCGTTAGTAAGAGTCTTTACTGCTTTCATCAAGAGTCCCCCTCTCTTTTTTTGAGCTCACCATCAACCTCTATTGCAGCCTGTACTGCTTTTATAACTGCTTTCGAGGTTATTGTAGCCCCACTTACTGCATCAATCTCCTCATCTTTTGAACTACCTGCTTTAACAACTGTCAAAGGCTCTTTAGGTGTTATACCTGCAAGCTGCGAAATAAACGCCTCGTCCCCAGCTTTAGATCCAAGCCCCGGCGTTTCACTATGGCTTACAATCTCAACACCTGTAGTCTTACCGCTATTATCTATACCAACAGCTACAGAAACAACACCTCCATAACCGATACTTTCAACTGAATAAACTCTACCGATTACTTCACCGTTTTTTAGGCTGTTATATGCCTTTTTAACAAGTCTTTCGTCCTCATTTGTTCCCGTAACAGACTCCAAGTCCTTTACTTCTTCAAAACTTTCTGCTGCGGAAAATACCTCTTTCCTGGCACTTTCCTCCTGCAATCTCACCTGCTCTTTGATTGCATCCTTTGTAGCATAGTTTGTAATTGCAAGTGCCATTGTTACTATAGTACAAATCAAAAACAAAACAATTGTAGGCTTAATTATATCACGCAACAGCTTTTTCACCTCCAAAACTTTTTGGCACCGTATATCTGTCAATAAGCGGAACGCATATATTCATAAGCAATATTGCAAAGGACACTCCTTCGGGGTAACCCGTGTAAAGACGTATGACTGCTGTCAGGATTCCACAGCCTATTCCCATAATTATTCGACCTTTGAAGGTAACCGGAGATGTAGTATAGTCAGTTGCCATAAAAAATGCTCCAATCATCAACCCCCCTGATAATATGTGGTAAAGCCAATCACCAGTAAATAACGTCTGACCTCTAAAAATCCAGGTTAAAATTGCAACGCTTCCAATATAAGTTACGGGTATTTCCAAGCCTATAACTCTTCTAAATAATAGATATACGGCTCCTATAAGCAGAGCTGCTACAGAGATTTCGCCTATACATCCCGCTTTATTTCCAATAAACAGATCCCAATATCCTACCAGATTTACTTCATTTCCCTTAACAAATTCTTTAATCTCAAAAAGCGGTGTAGCGCTTGAGATTGCATCAGGACCAGATTTTACAAACCCAGTCATCTGTTTTACATAGGCATTTAGTAAAAATACCCTAGCAACCAGTGCAGGATTCATAAAGTTTTGACCGAGACCACCAAATAGCTGTTTTACTATTACTATTGCAACAACTCCTCCAACTGCTACCATCCATAGAGGTAATGTAGAAGGAAGATTTAAAGCAAGCAACAGCCCTGTTACCACAGCGCTGAAATCAGATATGGTCGACTCCCTTTTCAAAACCTTCCTTGTCACATACTCTGATATTACACATGATAGAATCGAAACCACAATTACAAGAGCAGCACGTATTCCAAAAAAATATATACCCGCAAATGTTGCAGGAAGAAGCGCTATTACAACATCTATCATTATTCTCTGTGTACTCGAATTACCTCTAATATGAGGAGATGATGACACAACAAGTCTATTATCCAAGTTAACTTTCCCCTTTCGCAGCTGCCTGTCTTAATTGTGCTTTTCCAAGCCTTATTGACTGTACTAACTGAATCTTTGCCGGGCAGGAATAAGAGCAACTGCCACATTCTATGCAATCACTAACATGATATTTCTTAAGTTCTTCAATATTTTCCTTTAATGAATTGTTGTTCAAATAAAGTGGCAGCAAGTTCATTGGACACGCCCCAGCACATCTGCCACACCTTATACAAGCAGTGGATTTCGGAAGAACAGCCTCCTTTTCATCAAATGCAAGAAGTGCATTCGTATGCTTAAGAACAGAGGTTTCCAGTGAAAATTGGGCTATCCCCATCATAGGTCCACCCATGAGTACCTTTGCAGGAGGTACTTTAAAACCTCCGGTGAATTCAAATACATCCGACAGTGAAGTACCTATAAGAACCTCAACATTAGATGGATTTTTTACGGCAGATCCGTCAACAGTAACTCTCTTTTTTATAAGTGGCATTCCCGTCTTTATATACTCTGATACAAATGAAATGCTGTTAACGTTCATAACTATAACACCAACATCGGCTGGAAGCTTCCCAGAAGGAACTTTCCTTCCTGTAGTAGCATATATAAGCATTTTCTCCGCGCCTTGCGGGTAGCGAGATTTTAGCTCTACTACATTGATTTTGTCGCTCTTAGATGCCAGGTGTGTCATTTCTTTTATTGCTTCCGGCTTATTGTCCTCAATTCCAATAAGGACATTCTTTATTTTCAACGCCTCTATTACAATATCTATTCCGTCCATGACATTCCAGGAGTTTTCAATTATCTCCCTGTAGTCTGAAGTAATGAATGGCTCACATTCCGCGGCATTAACAATTAGTGTATCAATTTTTTTACCTTGAGGGGGTGAAAGCTTGATATGTGCTGGGAACCCGGCTCCACCCAAACCAACCAGACCGGATTTTCTTATAGCACCAATAAATTCCTCACAGTTTGTGTATTTCGGAGGCTTAATACTCGCATCAACCTTCTGCATGCCATCAGTTTTAATTTCAACTGATGTAACATAAACACCTCCCGCATAAAGCATTGGTGAAACGTCGGTTACAATACCTGAAACACTTGAATGCACAGGCGCAGAAACAAATTTGTCCGAGTTTCCAATCACCTGCCCCACCTTAACTTCGTCACCTTTTTTAACATGCGGATCGCAGGGCGTGCCTATATGCTGAAGCATCGGTATAATAACCTTTTGAGGTACTGTCATTTTAACTGTTTCACAATTTTCAGTTCTTTTGAAATGAGGAACTGTCGTCCCACCTTTAAACATCCTTTTTAACAACATACACCCAACCCCATTTTATCTATATTAACTTTAATAATATAAAAACTCGTACTTGATTTCTA
It contains:
- a CDS encoding RnfABCDGE type electron transport complex subunit D, which encodes MDNRLVVSSSPHIRGNSSTQRIMIDVVIALLPATFAGIYFFGIRAALVIVVSILSCVISEYVTRKVLKRESTISDFSAVVTGLLLALNLPSTLPLWMVAVGGVVAIVIVKQLFGGLGQNFMNPALVARVFLLNAYVKQMTGFVKSGPDAISSATPLFEIKEFVKGNEVNLVGYWDLFIGNKAGCIGEISVAALLIGAVYLLFRRVIGLEIPVTYIGSVAILTWIFRGQTLFTGDWLYHILSGGLMIGAFFMATDYTTSPVTFKGRIIMGIGCGILTAVIRLYTGYPEGVSFAILLMNICVPLIDRYTVPKSFGGEKAVA
- the rsxC gene encoding electron transport complex subunit RsxC — its product is MLLKRMFKGGTTVPHFKRTENCETVKMTVPQKVIIPMLQHIGTPCDPHVKKGDEVKVGQVIGNSDKFVSAPVHSSVSGIVTDVSPMLYAGGVYVTSVEIKTDGMQKVDASIKPPKYTNCEEFIGAIRKSGLVGLGGAGFPAHIKLSPPQGKKIDTLIVNAAECEPFITSDYREIIENSWNVMDGIDIVIEALKIKNVLIGIEDNKPEAIKEMTHLASKSDKINVVELKSRYPQGAEKMLIYATTGRKVPSGKLPADVGVIVMNVNSISFVSEYIKTGMPLIKKRVTVDGSAVKNPSNVEVLIGTSLSDVFEFTGGFKVPPAKVLMGGPMMGIAQFSLETSVLKHTNALLAFDEKEAVLPKSTACIRCGRCAGACPMNLLPLYLNNNSLKENIEELKKYHVSDCIECGSCSYSCPAKIQLVQSIRLGKAQLRQAAAKGES
- a CDS encoding RnfABCDGE type electron transport complex subunit G, yielding MRDIIKPTIVLFLICTIVTMALAITNYATKDAIKEQVRLQEESARKEVFSAAESFEEVKDLESVTGTNEDERLVKKAYNSLKNGEVIGRVYSVESIGYGGVVSVAVGIDNSGKTTGVEIVSHSETPGLGSKAGDEAFISQLAGITPKEPLTVVKAGSSKDEEIDAVSGATITSKAVIKAVQAAIEVDGELKKREGDS
- the rsxE gene encoding electron transport complex subunit RsxE; protein product: MKAVKTLTNGILKENPVFRLVLGTCPTLAVTTSAKNGIGMGLAATAVLVGSNLVISLLRKVIPDKVRIPAYITIISGFVTIIQMLLKAYLPELDKELGIYIPLIVVNCIILARAEMFANKNNALLSILDGIGMGIGFTVALLTIGSVRELLGAGTWFGITVTANLFEPALIMILPPGGFLVFGIIMGLINKFSAMNVTENKSCASCPLPCGASGKVKEG